One part of the Bacillus sp. FJAT-45350 genome encodes these proteins:
- a CDS encoding LutC/YkgG family protein produces the protein MKKERFFQQIRNQLGRTEESTVATYEQGAPSYYKDSIQTTEEKVALFIKNVKEVGGNAYSVANKEEARHYIKDILEVHKATSIIQWDDPLLNEIKVEEVTQGKAEIHIWNQQKTKEENINIAKYCEVGITTADFAIANTGTVALLSDGRKGRSVSLLPPIYIVVVKAEQLITRMGEGFPLIRERATSSLNFITGPSKSADIESNLTIGVHGPKHYYALILK, from the coding sequence ATGAAGAAGGAAAGATTTTTTCAGCAGATAAGAAACCAATTAGGGAGAACCGAAGAAAGTACTGTAGCTACCTATGAACAAGGTGCACCTTCTTATTATAAAGATTCGATTCAAACAACTGAAGAAAAAGTCGCTTTATTTATAAAAAATGTAAAGGAAGTCGGCGGGAATGCATACTCTGTTGCTAATAAGGAAGAGGCTAGACACTACATAAAGGATATTCTAGAAGTGCACAAGGCAACGTCGATTATACAGTGGGATGACCCATTGCTTAATGAAATAAAAGTGGAAGAAGTTACACAAGGAAAAGCTGAGATACATATATGGAATCAACAGAAAACAAAAGAGGAAAATATAAACATAGCAAAGTATTGTGAGGTTGGAATAACGACAGCAGACTTTGCAATAGCAAATACTGGAACAGTTGCGCTACTATCTGATGGAAGAAAAGGAAGATCAGTTAGCCTGTTGCCTCCTATTTATATTGTTGTGGTCAAAGCTGAACAGCTTATTACGAGAATGGGAGAAGGATTTCCGTTGATTCGAGAACGGGCTACCTCTTCTTTGAATTTTATTACAGGACCAAGTAAAAGTGCGGATATTGAATCAAATTTAACAATTGGGGTTCATGGACCAAAGCATTATTATGCTTTAATTCTAAAGTGA
- a CDS encoding LutB/LldF family L-lactate oxidation iron-sulfur protein, which produces MTLYYENSMKERVQEELKDKSVRKAVATATEGLKNRKLHAAEEFGNWEEWRTRGSHIRSHTIDHLDVYLAQFVDKFEKQGGQAYFAKDAKEAVEQVLQIVKSKNGKLVVKAKSMVTEEIQLNTALEQDGVEVVETDLGEYIIQLANEHPSHLIGPSIHKTKEQVAELFSNISNEEIPANPPDLVAFARKVIRDKFLEADIGITGCNFAIAEAGAISLVTNEGNGRMVTTLPDTHIVLMGMERIVPTWDDFEVVLNLLTRSASGQKISTGVSILSPKQEGDVDAPKEMHVIILDNGRSKQLNDPEFKEILNCIRCGACINACPVYRQVGGHSYGSVYNGPIGAVLTPLLNEDSKAAAELSYASSLCGACHEACPVKIPLHDMLVKLRHRNVEKGYVSPVEKLAFQIYGKTFSSPTLYNLSTKSGFMMQRPFLTNEEFKDNLPFLKNWTESKSFPAVKKSFRDRWKESGGKL; this is translated from the coding sequence ATGACACTATACTATGAGAATTCAATGAAGGAACGAGTGCAAGAGGAATTAAAGGATAAGAGTGTCAGAAAGGCAGTTGCGACTGCAACGGAAGGGTTGAAGAATCGAAAGCTTCATGCAGCAGAGGAGTTTGGAAATTGGGAAGAGTGGCGCACGAGAGGTAGTCATATTCGGAGCCATACGATTGATCATTTAGATGTTTATTTAGCTCAATTTGTTGATAAATTTGAAAAGCAAGGTGGACAAGCTTATTTTGCAAAGGATGCAAAGGAAGCAGTAGAGCAAGTATTACAAATTGTAAAAAGTAAAAATGGGAAATTAGTGGTGAAAGCAAAGTCAATGGTCACTGAGGAAATACAGTTAAATACAGCGTTAGAACAAGATGGTGTGGAAGTTGTCGAAACAGATTTAGGAGAATACATAATTCAGCTCGCAAATGAGCATCCTTCTCATCTCATTGGCCCTTCGATTCACAAAACGAAGGAGCAGGTGGCAGAACTCTTTTCAAATATAAGTAATGAAGAAATTCCTGCTAATCCACCTGATTTGGTTGCTTTTGCAAGGAAGGTTATTAGGGATAAGTTTTTAGAAGCGGATATTGGGATTACGGGTTGTAATTTTGCGATTGCAGAAGCGGGAGCGATCTCACTTGTAACAAATGAAGGGAATGGAAGAATGGTTACTACTCTTCCAGACACACATATTGTTTTAATGGGTATGGAGCGAATTGTACCTACATGGGACGATTTTGAAGTCGTACTTAATTTGTTAACGAGAAGCGCATCAGGACAAAAGATTTCCACTGGTGTGTCAATTTTAAGCCCGAAGCAAGAAGGAGATGTTGATGCCCCTAAAGAGATGCATGTAATAATTTTGGATAATGGACGGTCGAAGCAATTGAATGATCCTGAATTTAAGGAAATATTGAACTGTATTCGTTGTGGAGCGTGTATTAATGCATGTCCAGTGTATCGTCAAGTAGGAGGGCATTCTTATGGGTCAGTATACAATGGACCAATTGGGGCGGTTCTAACACCTTTATTAAATGAAGACTCAAAAGCAGCTGCTGAATTATCGTATGCTTCTAGTTTATGTGGTGCATGTCATGAAGCCTGTCCAGTGAAAATACCACTCCATGATATGCTAGTAAAACTCAGACATCGGAATGTAGAAAAAGGATATGTATCTCCAGTAGAAAAGTTAGCCTTTCAGATTTACGGGAAGACATTTAGTTCACCTACTCTTTATAATTTAAGTACAAAATCAGGTTTTATGATGCAAAGGCCATTCCTTACTAATGAAGAGTTTAAAGATAATCTACCTTTTTTAAAAAATTGGACTGAATCAAAATCGTTCCCGGCAGTAAAGAAATCATTTAGAGATAGATGGAAAGAGTCAGGAGGTAAGCTATGA